The stretch of DNA ACTACTGGAGTACCCCAGGCCTCCCCCTCACTGCCCAAGGTTCGTCACACCACATTCAAGAATATTCCTAGTCATCAGTTTTAAATTTTGGGGAGAACTTTGACTCAGTTATGATGAGAGTTGATTTCCCAGTAGATTCTTGAGGTTCCAACAGTCTTTATATAACAgtttggttttgggttttttttcccggtatttttcctttcttatgtttGTAGTTGATGATTGAAGGATTTTGCATGAAAGAAGAGTTTTATTCAACCCATTTCACAGCCATAACTTCTGAGGTGTTGTAGCGCTTCATCTTGCTAGATATTCATCAGCTCCTTTAATTTAGGGAAAACTTATGCTACTAGTGAACTGATGACTTATTTTGATCCAATGGGTAGGTGAATATAGAGAGGACTAGCTCTCCTCAAGACAGTAatggcagcagtagcagcagctcCAGTAGTACAGGAGAGATGATGGCGGATATGGGCATTACAGGGAATTTAGAGTTACCAACAAGGGCCAACAGTGTGACTCCAGGAGAGGACGAAGGGGTCTGGCCTTATGTGTCATTAGTTGGGAATGTCGCGCTCTCCCCTGGTCCCACTCGCATCCTTCCGCCCCTGAGTCAAGTGCCGCCGCCTCTGCTTGTACCCGCTGCTCTTGACACGAGAGTCTTCCCTAAGGAGAGTGATACCCAAAGTCATGTTTCTCCCCCTTCACAATTGGCACAGCCTCCAACGCCAGATGAGACTGAAACTTCCTTTACTGCCAAACCCCCTCTTGCTAGAACAACAGGAACATATGATGTGTTTGAGCCACATGTGAATGGGAGTACGGAGGAAGGTGACGGTGAAAGGAGGGATGGTGCTAGGAACAGTGGGGGCTCGGCAGATTTTAGCCCTATACGTAGGGTTCGTGTCAAGGGCAATGTAGAGACtttttaaagggggaaaaaagtaaatatgtaaaaaatcTCATAATGTCCGTAACTTcacattttaaaaaagaaaaattataaaatgcCACATAAAAAGTGGAGTGTTGAAGTTCACTTTAATATTTTGTTTACAGATCAACCCATGCCTGTGAATAATCCTGATTGTTGTTGATAATTTCTCATTTTATAGAAAGCAAAACCTGGAATGAGTGTAAAAGAGGAAGATTTCAGATTTATAGATCTAAATTTTATGTAACATAACAAAGCAAGGCCAATTTAGTTGTACAATTTAGGAATTAAGAAAAGGTGCCCCTTTTTCCCCATCAGTTTTAGTGGAGGTGAAGGAAGCTTGTTGACAAATTCATTAACCCCCAAGTATGAATAAACCATAAAGAAGACTGCATAATTTATGAGcttttttgtgtatttcattAGTGATGCAAGTACAAGATATTTCATGAttcagatatttttttcattttcaattataAAAGTAGCCTGGTGTTAACATATCACTAACCATAGGCCAGTTTCTAAATAGTTTTGATTGATTCTGAATTGCCTTTATTTCACAGATGCAGAAAAAGTAAATGCAAGGAAAATATAATACTTTTTCAACAGAAAACATTATGTAGCAAAGGCAGATATAGGATACTTAAAAAATTTGGGAAAATTACTGATTATGAAGTACTAAGCAGAGTAAACTCCTGTTAGTGGTGGTGTTCCTTGTTGGAGCTATATTGTGTAAGCATTGGCTATCAGTTCAAATTTTGATGAATAAATTATGAAAGAAGACTCCCCTTAGTTGATCACAATTACTTTGGATGTTACCCTTGTAACTGTGGAATCATAGAATACAACAAATTAGCAATAATATGGAAttagtgaagggaggaagacagtTGTATTTAAAAACTGAAATTAAGTATATTGAAATGTAAAGCAAATCACATTATTTTCATTCAGTTTCTTTGGATATGAAACCAAAGTCTCATTATGCAGTGGAAATTTGGTACAATACAAGTAGATACCATCCAACTGTAAAGTAGGAAAGTGGCTTTTCGGGACTACAAAAGATATAAAGCCACCGTACTGCCATgattttatgcatatttttttttaacttttcattTCCTGCCATTCTCAAGTGGTTGACTACTTATGGGAGTAAAATTAAGtacaatattattttatatacaaatataaatataactagaatatttatctattatcatttagtgccctattatttattattatgaaaattgttgcttatagaaaatatatatagaagtgcTGTTTACTGTTTGAAATTGATATTTTGATCATTAgattcaaaaaagaaataaagttatTATGATCAGTGATTGTTTATTGTTCATGTTAATACTTATTAGATAGGAgtcaatgaaatatataaaatccaGATGATCATCCAGTGAATGGATGATAAGCAACCCTTTGACTGCAGAAGTACAGAAGCAGTAAAATTTGGAACACCACTTTGGCTGCCagttaagaaaaggaataaattgCATGGTAAACATAATGTACATTGAATATATGCATGCAACTATAGTGAACAGTTATTTTCAACTGATTTTACTTCTCCCTGACTCCTGCAGTAGAGAAAGGGTAATACTTGTGGCTTGAAATTACACACAAAATACAGTCTTCTTCATCGTGGATGAAGTATGGAATGTTTTTATCCATATTTTGGTATTGATCATTCAATTTTGTATGATTTTAGAAGTGATTTATGAGTATTTGCTGTGAAAAAATAGGAATtgattagaagaaagaaaaaactataatGTAATGTACTTTTTCATAGTGATCCACTGCAGTTTTTTGCAGAAACAAAGTTTATCAACATTATGGTGCAGGTCAGGCTTTTTGAAGACTTTTGAGTGATTTGTGTGAATTTGTTTTCCTTTGATTTTGAGGTATCTGCTGTGCTAAAGAAAGACAAC from Penaeus vannamei isolate JL-2024 unplaced genomic scaffold, ASM4276789v1 unanchor2327, whole genome shotgun sequence encodes:
- the LOC138861183 gene encoding uncharacterized protein translates to MEDMMTTGVPQASPSLPKVNIERTSSPQDSNGSSSSSSSSTGEMMADMGITGNLELPTRANSVTPGEDEGVWPYVSLVGNVALSPGPTRILPPLSQVPPPLLVPAALDTRVFPKESDTQSHVSPPSQLAQPPTPDETETSFTAKPPLARTTGTYDVFEPHVNGSTEEGDGERRDGARNSGGSADFSPIRRVRVKGNVETF